In Vigna radiata var. radiata cultivar VC1973A unplaced genomic scaffold, Vradiata_ver6 scaffold_300, whole genome shotgun sequence, the sequence tcaccatgggtgtgtgttgatcaaatgcaagtgtacctcctgcaacatggttagtgcaatgtggttccaaagaaataatatgcagaggtataacacccaatcccagtgtaagaggatgaacctcagatataccctcagaacatgaatcaatctcaaatgtagaaacaatatcaatagCATGCTTAGATTCATGtttagtgcatggagaacaaacatttagatgtgatagcaaaaggtggttctcatcatgcaaggagggagaattaaaagcatgctcatcaacaatataatcatcaacatacctatcatcagcataatcatcaacaacagaatcaatcaaaggtatgtttacctccacttccctgaagattggtagagtggtgaaAGGTGAAGCAGGTCTNgtacttgtacgggagtagatggctTTGCAGATAAGATCGGATTGAAGTAGCGGACGAGAGTTGGGATTTATGTTCGGggaatttattattgttttatattattgaaatgttTTCAAACTTGATATTCTCATGTAAGAGTGATATTATGATATTTCCGGACTACATTTATGGTTATGCTTTGGTTCCGCAATTTAAATCGAATAAAGATTGTtatctttcataaatgttttatagaaaggtttaaaaaaaataattatactatgACATCTCGAAATATTGGGGTGttacatttggtatcagagcctggttttcgaaaaaaaaaaaaaaaaaaacttttgggGCTTTGGGGAGTGAGTTCGTCTAGTTTTCGTTGTGTGAACTGTTGTTTGTGAAAATTCTTTTGCTTATCTATTGTGTGTAATTAAAACCAAGGATGACGGGACGAGAAAGAACTCCTACTCCAATTGATGCTACTACTAATCTAGCTCAAGCTTTAAGACAAATAGGACAAATCTTACAAGGGCAACAGGCGCAACAGGCACAACCGATAGAACAAGCAGTTAGACCGAGAGTGAGCATGAATGACTTTTTGAGCCATCACCCTGTTAAGTTTAATGGCAAAGTTACTCCGGATGAGGCAGAAGACTGGATTTGCAAGcttgagaaaatattttatgcgATCGAATGCACAGAGGGTCAGAAGTTGGTTTTTACTACGTACATGCTGGCAGGAGAGGCAGAATACTGGTGGTGTGGCATGCGGAGAGGAATGGATGCTAGGGGAGAGGTTGCTACTTGGGCAGaattcaaaaatatgtttttggagAGATACTTTCCAGCTAGTGCCAAACAGGAGTGCGAGAGACAGTTTTTAGCCTTACGACAAGGAAGCATGTCAGTACAGGAATACAAAGAGAGATTCGAGTATCTGGCTCGATTCTATACATATAATCCGACCGAAGAATGGAAGTGTAGGAGGTTCGAGCAAGGACTTCGTCATCAGATATTGAAAGCACTAGTTCatctaaaaattaatgatttttcgGAGTTAGTGGAGCAGGCTTTGGTGGCTGAGAGATTGGACGAGTCAGTGCGTGTAATGAGAAATCAGAGGAGAAATTTCTCGAGGGACAAATATCAAAAGAAACCATATGACGGGCCAGAACGAGATAGACCGAGAATACTAAAGTGTTTTGAGTGCGGTGGGGATCATCTCAGAAGAAATTGTCCAAAGCTCGACATTGGGAGGTCAGATGAGAAGAAGTGTTACAAATGCCATAAGCCTGGACATTTTGCGTACTCTTGTCCCGAGAAGAAAACAGTTAAAGGGACCCCATCACATCAAAAGTTGTCGGGTTAAAATCCAAAAGTTAAGGTAATTTGATTTAGGattcttgtttcttttatgGAAAGGGAGTAAGAGTGCTTTAGGAATGAGGAAACCAAGAGGCGACTTGGAAATTAGGGCAATATATGAGAGAAATATATTTGCAATTGTTCGTTGTAGTAGCacaattttcgaggacgaaaatttttggaGTTGGAGAGAATGTAAGACctgtgaaataaaaatatattttatttttatatttagaatttctgatattaaatgtttatatatgacATTTTACTAGGTGATAAAagtatttaagaaatatataacaattaattaatagttgttttattttaattttNTTGAAATGGAACGAAGAAAAAGATTTNNNNNNNNNNNNNNNNNNNNNNNNNNNNNNNNNNNNNNNNNNNNNNNNNNNNNNNNNNNNNNNNNNNNNNNNNNNNNNNNNNNNNNNNNNNNNNNNNNNNNNNNNNNNNNNNNNNNNNNNNNNNNNNNNNNNNNNNNNNNNNNNNNNNNNNNNNNNNNNNNNNNNNNNNNNNNNNNNNNNNNNNNNNNNNNNNNNNNNNNNNNNNNNNNNNNNNNNNNNNNNNNNNNNNNNNNNNNNNNNNNNNNNNNNNNNNNNNNNNNNNNNNNNNNNNNNNNNNNNNNNNNNNNNNNNNNNNNNNNNNNNNNNNNNNNNNNNNNNNNNNNNNNNNNNNNNNNNNNNNNNNNNNNNNNNNNNNNNNNNNNNNNNNNNNNNNNNNNNNNNNNNNNNNNNNNNNNNNNNNNNNNNNNNNNNNNNNNNNNNNNNNNNNNNNNNNNNNNNNNNNNNNNNNNNNNNNNNNNNNNNNNNNNNNNNNNNNNNNNNNNNNNNNNNNNNNNNNNNNNNNNNNNNNNNNNNNNNNNNNNNNNNNNNNNNNNNNNNNNNNNNNNNNNNNNNNNNNNNNNNNNNNNNNNNNNNNNNNNNNNNNNNNNNNNNNNNNNNNNNNNNNNNNNNNNNNNNNNNNNNNNNNNNNNNNNNNNNNNNNNNNNNNNNNNNNNNNNNNNNNNNNNNNNNNNNNNNNNNNNNNNNNNNNNNNNNNNNNNNNNNNNNNNNNNNNNNNNNNNNNNNNNNNNNNNNNNNNNNNNNNNNNNNNNNNNNNNNNNNNNNNNNNNNNNNNNNNNNNNNNNNNNNNNNNNNNNNNNNNNNNNNNNNNNNNNNNNNNNNNNNNNNNNNNNNNNNNNNNNNNNNNNNNNNNNNNNNNNNNNNNNNNNNNNNNNNNNNNNNNNNNNNNNNNNNNNNNNNNNNNNNNNNNNNNNNNNNNNNNNNNNNNNNNNNNNNNNNNNNNNNNNNNNNNNNNNNNNNNNNNNNNNNNNNNNNNNNNNNNNNNNNNNNNNNNNNNNNNNNNNNNNNNNNNNNNNNNNNNNNNNNNNNNNNNNNNNNNNNNNNNNNNNNNNNNNNNNNNNNNNNNNNNNNNNNNNNNNNNNNNNNNNNNNNNNNNNNNNNNNNNNNNNNNNNNNNNNNNNNNNNNNNNNNNNNNNNNNNNNNNNNNNNNNNNNNNNNNNNNNNNNNNNNNNNNNNNNNNNNNNNNNNNNNNNNNNNNNNNNNNNNNNNNNNNNNNNNNNNNNNNNNNNNNNNNNNNNNNNNNNNNNNNNNNNNNNNNNNNNNNNNNNNNNNNNNNNNNNNNNNNNNNNNNNNNNNNNNNNNNNNNNNNNNNNNNNNNNNNNNNNNNNNNNNNNNNNNNNNNNNNNNNNNNNNNNNNNNNNNNNNNNNNNNNNNNNNNNNNNNNNNNNNNNNNNNNNNNNNNNNNNNNNNNNNNNNNNNNNNNNNNNNNNNNNNNNNNNNNNNNNNNNNNNNNNNNNNNNNNNNNNNNNNNNNNNNNNNNNNNNNNNNNNNNNNNNNNNNNNNNNNNNNNNNNNNNNNNNNNNNNNNNNNNNNNNNNNNNNNNNNNNNNNNNNNNNNNNNNNNNNNNNNNNNNNNNNNNNNNNNNNNNNNNNNNNNNNNNNNNNNNNNNNNNNNNNNNNNNNNNNNNNNNNNNNNNNNNNNNNNNNNNNNNNNNNNNNNNNNNNNNNNNNNNNNNNNNNNNNNNNNNNNNNNNNNNNNNNNNNNNNNNNNNNNNNNNNNNNNNNNNNNNNNNNNNNNNNNNNNNNNNNNNNNNNNNNNNNNNNNNNNNNNNNNNNNNNNNNNNNNNNNNNNNNNNNNNNNNNNNNNNNNNNNNNNNNNNNNNNNNNNNNNNNNNNNNNNNNNNNNNNNNNNNNNNNNNNNNNNNNNNNNNNNNNNNNNNNNNNNNNNNNNNNNNNNNNNNNNNNNNNNNNNNNNNNNNNNNNNNNNNNNNNNNNNNNNNNNNNNNNNNNNNNNNNNNNNNNNNNNNNNNNNNNNNNNNNNNNNNNNNNNNNNNNNNNNNNNNNNNNNNNNNNNNNNNNNNNNNNNNNNNNNNNNNNNNNNNNNNNNNNNNNNNNNNNNNNNNNNNNNNNNNNNNNNNNNNNNNNNNNNNNNNNNNNNNNNNNNNNNNNNNNNNNNNNNNNNNNNNNNNNNNNNNNNNNNNNNNNNNNNNNNNNNNNNNNNNNNNNNNNNNNNNNNNNNNNNNNNNNNNNNNNNNNNNNNNNNNNNNNNNNNNNNNNNNNNNNNNNNNNNNNNNNNNNNNNNNNNNNNNNNNNNNNNNNNNNNNNNNNNNNNNNNNNNNNNNNNNNNNNNNNNNNNNNNNNNNNNNNNNNNNNNNNNNNNNNNNNNNNNNNNNNNNNNNNNNNNNNNNNNNNNNNNNNNNNNNNNNNNNNNNNNNNNNNNNNNNNNNNNNNNNNNNNNNNNNNNNNNNNNNNNNNNNNNNNNNNNNNNNNNNNNNNNNNNNNNNNNNNNNNNNNNNNNNNNNNNNNNNNNNNNNNNNNNNNNNNNNNNNNNNNNNNNNNNNNNNNNNNNNNNNNNNNNNNNNNNNNNNNNNNNNNNNNNNNNNNNNNNNNNNNNNNNNNNNNNNNNNNNNNNNNNNNNNNNNNNNNNNNNNNNNNNNNNNNNNNNNNNNNNNNNNNNNNNNNNNNNNNNNNNNNNNNNNNNNNNNNNNNNNNNNNNNNNNNNNNNNNNNNNNNNNNNNNNNNNNNNNNNNNNNNNNNNNNNNNNNNNNNNNNNNNNNNNNNNNNNNNNNNNNNNNNNNNNNNNNNNNNNNNNNNNNNNNNNNNNNNNNNNNNNNNNNNNNNNNNNNNNNNNNNNNNNNNNNNNNNNNNNNNNNNNNNNNNNNNNNNNNNNNNNNNNNNNNNNNNNNNNNNNNNNNNNNNNNNNNNNNNNNNNNNNNNNNNNNNNNNNNNNNNNNNNNNNNNNNNNNNNNNNNNNNNNNNNNNNNNNNNNNNNNNNNNNNNNNNNNNNNNNNNNNNNNNNNNNNNNNNNNNNNNNNNNNNNNNNNNNNNNNNNNNNNNNNNNNNNNNNNNNNNNNNNNNNNNNNNNNNNNNNNNNNNNNNNNNNNNNNNNNNNNNNNNNNNNNNNNNNNNNNNNNNNNNNNNNNNNNNNNNNNNNNNNNNNNNNNNNNNNNNNNNNNNNNNNNNNNNNNNNNNNNNNNNNNNNNNNNNNNNNNNNNNNNNNNNNNNNNNNNNNNNNNNNNNNNNNNNNNNNNNNNNNNNNNNNNNNNNNNNNNNNNNNNNNNNNNNNNNNNNNNNNNNNNNNNNNNNNNNNNNNNNNNNNNNNNNNNNNNNNNNNNNNNNNNNNNNNNNNNNNNNNNNNNNNNNNNNNNNNNNNNNNNNNNNNNNNNNNNNNNNNNNNNNNNNNNNNNNNNNNNNNNNNNNNNNNNNNNNNNNNNNNNNNNNNNNNNNNNNNNNNNNNNNNNNNNNNNNNNNNNNNNNNNNNNNNNNNNNNNNNNNNNNNNNNNNNNNNNNNNNNNNNNNNNNNNNNNNNNNNNNNNNNNNNNNNNNNNNNNNNNNNNNNNNNNNNNNNNNNNNNNNNNNNNNNNNNNNNNNNNNNNNNNNNNNNNNNNNNNNNNNNNNNNNNNNNNNNNNNNNNNNNNNNNNNNNNNNNNNNNNNNNNNNNNNNNNNNNNNNNNNNNNNNNNNNNNNNNNNNNNNNNNNNNNNNNNNNNNNNNNNNNNNNNNNNNNNNNNNNNNNNNNNNNNNNNNNNNNNNNNNNNNNNNNNNNNNNNNNNNNNNNNNNNNNNNNNNNNNNNNNNNNNNNNNNNNNNNNNNNNNNNNNNNNNNNNNNNNNNNNNNNNNNNNNNNNNNNNNNNNNNNNNNNNNNNNNNNNNNNNNNNNNNNNNNNNNNNNNNNNNNNNNNNNNNNNNNNNNNNNNNNNNNNNNNNNNNNNNNNNNNNNNNNNNNNNNNNNNNNNNNNNNNNNNNNNNNNNNNNNNNNNNNNNNNNNNNNNNNNNNNNNNNNNNNNNNNNNNNNNNNNNNNNNNNNNNNNNNNNNNNNNNNNNNNNNNNNNNNNNNNNNNNNNNNNNNNNNNNNNNNNNNNNNNNNNNNNNNNNNNNNNNNNNNNNNNNNNNNNNNNNNNNNNNNNNNNNNNNNNNNNNNNNNNNNNNNNNNNNNNNNNNNNNNNNNNNNNNNNNNNNNNNNNNNNNNNNNNNNNNNNNNNNNNNNNNNNNNNNNNNNNNNNNNNNNNNNNNNNNNNNNNNNNNNNNNNNNNNNNNNNNNNNNNNNNNNNNNNNNNNNNNNNNNNNNNNNNNNNNNNNNNNNNNNNNNNNNNNNNNNNNNNNNNNNNNNNNNNNNNNNNNNNNNNNNNNNNNNNNNNNNNNNNNNNNNNNNNNNNNNNNNNNNNNNNNNNNNNNNNNNNNNNNNNNNNNNNNNNNNNNNNNNNNNNNNNNNNNNNNNNNNNNNNNNNNNNNNNNNNNNNNNNNNNNNNNNNNNNNNNNNNNNNNNNNNNNNNNNNNNNNNNNNNNNNNNNNNNNNNNNNNNNNNNNNNNNNNNNNNNNNNNNNNNNNNNNNNNNNNNNNNNNNNNNNNNNNNNNNNNNNNNNNNNNNNNNNNNNNNNNNNNNNNNNNNNNNNNNNNNNNNNNNNNNNNNNNNNNNNNNNNNNNNNNNNNNNNNNNNNNNNNNNNNNNNNNNNNNNNNNNNNNNNNNNNNNNNNNNNNNNNNNNNNNNNNNNNNNNNNNNNNNNNNNNNNNNNNNNNNNNNNNNNNNNNNNNNNNNNNNNNNNNNNNNNNNNNNNNNNNNNNNNNNNNNNNNNNNNNNNNNNNNNNNNNNNNNNNNNNNNNNNNNNNNNNNNNNNNNNNNNNNNNNNNNNNNNNNNNNNNNNNNNNNNNNNNNNNNNNNNNNNNNNNNNNNNNNNNNNNNNNNNNNNNNNNNNNNNNNNNNNNNNNNNNNNNNNNNNNNNNNNNNNNNNNNNNNNNNNNNNNNNNNNNNNNNNNNNNNNNNNNNNNNNNNNNNNNNNNNNNNNNNNNNNNNNNNNNNNNNNNNNNNNNNNNNNNNNNNNNNNNNNNNNNNNNNNNNNNNNNNNNNNNNNNNNNNNNNNNNNNNNNNNNNNNNNNNNNNNNNNNNNNNNNNNNNNNNNNNNNNNNNNNNNNNNNNNNNNNNNNNNNNNNNNNNNNNNNNNNNNNNNNNNNNNNNNNNNNNNNNNNNNNNNNNNNNNNNNNNNNNNNNNNNNNNNNNNNNNNNNNNNNNNNNNNNNNNNNNNNNNNNNNNNNNNNNNNNNNNNNNNNNNNNNNNNNNNNNNNNNNNNNNNNNNGAGTGGTGAAAGGTGAAGcaggtctacctatctcaaaagtgttgctcatatctgcctggtcttccaattcttcatcagtctcctcaggtgcaagagtagggacataggagggtgggaaagtaagtggcacaatagttagctcatgactctgctccccatctcctatgtggatggcaccaacatcatctggaagctgaacagtctggaatagaggtccctctaaaacacgagattgttcctcaatggcctgcctggctatctgcctccataactcattcaatgttggctcagaagaagtagaagatttggaaggtggtcgggTAGATGCCTCTTGTTGTTCCCGTTTCctttgatttttctgttgtggctgcctgttattgtagatgttggaaGCAtgagcttgaggctcatcatgagataCAGGGTGCTCCGAAGAAGGACAAGCatctgtatagtggtcactggaagaacataaagcacacaaccgtgcaacagatgcagatggaggtgttagtctctggttggatgccagctgtgtcaccaaactctcaagagaatcaagcttgcttttcAATTTCCTACCAATAGCTGATAAAAAATGGGTAGGCTCATGAGACTGCAGCTGTTGTGGTTTCTGAACatgtggagaaggcatacaaggagtctggaatgatggctattgatattgatgctctgaagtaccataccatcccaagttaggatcagtccacccaggatcaTCGCTACAACCATACCACACAGGgaagaatttgtcaagaaactgatgcttaagatcttcccaatagGTGACTGATCCaggagtaatacaacaacatcaatcccttgccgctccatgtaatgagtgctcaaatgcccttaagaacatgtcctcatccgggacatctggaggtttcattgaagagcatatggtgtagaactcctccaaatgtctatatgggcattcacctgcaaaaccatgaaacttaggcagcaaatttatcagtccagtgttgaaaacacaacgaatatcctcctcatcaagtggaaacagCTCCCTAgaagcactctcatgagatggaggaggaaccgttctgttctcaacatagaaatcagcagagtatatatgagaaccatactcagagtcagatgcagaaggagaatcataatcatagacacaggcagaagaagcagtgttcacatagccaaaataggtagacatggaaaagaagggggaaaataagaatgcaatgaaaatatgcaaccaaagctacctaaatgcaacacacaatgacgaacacacaaaacggaacatcacactcacaaca encodes:
- the LOC106754964 gene encoding uncharacterized protein LOC106754964; translated protein: MTGRERTPTPIDATTNLAQALRQIGQILQGQQAQQAQPIEQAVRPRVSMNDFLSHHPVKFNGKVTPDEAEDWICKLEKIFYAIECTEGQKLVFTTYMLAGEAEYWWCGMRRGMDARGEVATWAEFKNMFLERYFPASAKQECERQFLALRQGSMSVQEYKERFEYLARFYTYNPTEEWKCRRFEQGLRHQILKALVHLKINDFSELVEQALVAERLDESVRVMRNQRRNFSRDKYQKKPYDGPERDRPRILKCFECGGDHLRRNCPKLDIGRSDEKKCYKCHKPGHFAYSCPEKKTVKGTPSHQKLSG